A genomic segment from uncultured Desulfuromonas sp. encodes:
- a CDS encoding metallophosphoesterase, translating into MFSLVFLTVCTLLHVYLTWRLTTVFCLWQWKTRLMLWGSALIWILFSLCWLLHSQVFFLHQVSEWIWGQWIGILFIELVAVLSIDLLTLFGFLFRRAQRQLLSAALAVGVLLCILATVQGTRAPVISRYELTVEALPPALDGLSIVAVSDLHLGPILDHHWLQQRLQQIEALSPDLVVFVGDIFEMNGDQADDLIKAFNTLRVPLGLWGVSGNHEYYGKNKLALFERAGIHRLANAWQQVAPGLIIAGVDDLTVARRNGGFAHVLPDALQNRPQGATLFLSHTPWQVEQAVALGADVMISGHTHNGQIWPFNYLVQQRYPYVEGHYTLGNSHLFVGRGTGTWGPRMRLWQPAEILQLVLRSPHP; encoded by the coding sequence ATGTTCAGTCTCGTGTTTCTGACCGTCTGTACCCTGCTCCACGTCTACCTGACCTGGCGCCTGACGACGGTTTTTTGTCTCTGGCAGTGGAAAACACGTCTGATGTTGTGGGGCAGCGCTCTCATCTGGATCCTGTTCAGCCTCTGCTGGCTGCTTCATTCGCAGGTGTTCTTCCTGCACCAGGTCTCCGAATGGATCTGGGGACAATGGATCGGTATTCTGTTTATAGAACTGGTTGCGGTTCTGTCAATTGATCTACTCACCCTGTTTGGCTTCCTGTTTCGTCGCGCTCAACGTCAACTGTTGTCGGCAGCGTTAGCCGTCGGTGTGCTTCTCTGCATTCTTGCCACGGTTCAGGGCACTCGCGCCCCGGTCATCAGCCGTTACGAACTCACTGTTGAAGCCTTGCCGCCTGCTCTTGATGGGCTCTCCATTGTTGCGGTCAGCGACCTGCACCTCGGTCCTATCCTCGATCACCATTGGTTACAACAGCGTTTGCAGCAAATTGAAGCGTTGTCACCGGATCTGGTTGTTTTTGTCGGCGACATCTTTGAAATGAACGGCGATCAGGCCGATGACCTGATCAAAGCGTTTAACACCCTGCGCGTACCGCTCGGCCTATGGGGTGTCAGCGGCAATCACGAATATTACGGCAAAAATAAATTGGCCCTGTTTGAACGGGCCGGCATCCATCGTCTGGCCAATGCCTGGCAACAGGTGGCCCCAGGACTGATCATCGCCGGTGTGGACGATCTGACGGTCGCCCGGCGCAATGGAGGCTTTGCTCACGTGCTGCCTGATGCCTTGCAGAATCGTCCACAGGGGGCCACCCTGTTTCTCAGTCACACACCCTGGCAGGTTGAACAGGCTGTCGCTTTGGGTGCGGATGTAATGATCAGTGGCCATACCCATAATGGTCAGATCTGGCCGTTCAACTATTTAGTCCAACAGCGCTACCCCTACGTTGAGGGCCACTATACGCTGGGCAACAGCCATCTTTTCGTTGGTCGTGGTACCGGCACCTGGGGGCCACGCATGCGGTTGTGGCAACCTGCTGAAATTCTCCAGCTCGTCTTACGCAGTCCACACCCTTAG
- the dinB gene encoding DNA polymerase IV gives MQPQRKIIHIDMDAFYASVEQRDHAELRGKPVIVGGPPNSRGVVATCSYEARAFGVHSAMASSRAYRLCPQAVFVRPRMDVYRQVSAQIRDIFRRYTDLIEPLSLDEAFLDITLSEREPHSATWMAREILACIFRETGLTASAGVSYNKFLAKVASDCQKPAGLTVITPEQADEFIAQLPIRRFFGVGNVTEKKMHRLGITCGADLLNYAESELVRLFGKQGHFFYRIARGVDDRPVMAHRQRKSIGNETTLSEDIFNRDQMITILAALAEKIEGRMAHEQTLAQTITLKIKFADFQQTTLSYTADQPLHLAPEMMAIATTLLNDSAAGERAVRLLGLTLSNLVSRHDDREEHTQLFLPFEQQAAFEPSNSSQLSHEVLT, from the coding sequence ATGCAGCCACAACGAAAGATCATCCATATTGATATGGACGCATTCTACGCCTCTGTTGAACAGCGTGACCATGCAGAGCTGCGCGGCAAACCGGTCATCGTCGGCGGTCCACCCAATTCCCGCGGTGTGGTCGCAACCTGTTCTTACGAAGCCCGTGCCTTTGGTGTCCATTCCGCGATGGCCTCCTCACGCGCGTACCGCCTTTGTCCGCAAGCAGTTTTTGTTCGCCCCCGAATGGACGTGTACCGTCAGGTCTCAGCACAGATCCGCGACATCTTTCGCCGCTATACGGACCTGATTGAACCGTTATCGCTGGATGAAGCCTTTCTTGATATTACTCTGAGCGAAAGAGAACCACATTCCGCGACCTGGATGGCGCGGGAGATTCTCGCCTGTATCTTTCGAGAAACCGGTCTGACTGCCTCCGCCGGAGTGTCGTACAACAAGTTCCTCGCCAAGGTGGCTTCGGACTGTCAAAAACCGGCCGGGCTGACCGTGATTACACCGGAGCAGGCGGACGAATTTATCGCCCAACTGCCAATTCGGCGTTTTTTCGGGGTCGGCAACGTCACGGAAAAGAAAATGCATCGCCTTGGTATCACCTGTGGGGCGGACTTGCTTAATTACGCGGAATCGGAGCTGGTGCGCCTGTTTGGCAAGCAGGGACACTTTTTCTACCGCATTGCACGAGGGGTCGATGACCGCCCGGTGATGGCGCACCGACAGCGTAAATCAATCGGCAACGAAACGACCCTGAGTGAAGATATTTTCAACCGCGACCAGATGATCACCATTCTTGCCGCTCTGGCTGAAAAAATTGAAGGACGGATGGCGCATGAGCAAACGCTAGCGCAAACCATTACACTGAAAATCAAATTTGCCGATTTTCAACAAACAACGTTGAGCTATACTGCAGATCAACCACTGCACCTGGCCCCAGAGATGATGGCCATCGCCACCACCCTGCTCAATGATTCTGCAGCGGGAGAACGCGCCGTTCGCCTGTTGGGACTGACGTTATCCAACCTGGTTTCCCGCCATGATGACCGGGAAGAGCACACACAATTGTTTCTACCGTTCGAGCAACAAGCGGCTTTCGAACCGTCTAATAGCTCTCAACTTTCACACGAGGTTCTCACATGA
- a CDS encoding EFR1 family ferrodoxin (N-terminal region resembles flavodoxins. C-terminal ferrodoxin region binds two 4Fe-4S clusters.), with amino-acid sequence MIEHRIVFLSPAGTTARSAEMIAQALNKHQVPVKMVSLNHQRRALANGSIFNDWPDECCLWIGTPVYCDHALPLIDDFIDALPKATTAYSVPFATWGGVTSGTTLMEMAQRLSEKNYPVIGAAKILAVHSCMWKCDSPLGASHPNQEDAEQITALVEETLGRLNQPNVPSLPLERLDYLSETLKQDAAQKSLAKAKAGSPPPQANPAACIACGTCVSKCPMDAIVIDPIPQMSDDCIRCLMCVRCCPQHAFPFNQPAYEDKIRGMRACSDEPMTTEIFL; translated from the coding sequence ATGATTGAACACCGTATCGTTTTTCTTTCACCGGCAGGAACCACCGCCCGCAGCGCTGAAATGATCGCCCAGGCCCTCAATAAGCATCAGGTGCCTGTCAAAATGGTTTCGCTGAACCATCAACGCCGGGCTCTGGCAAACGGCAGCATTTTTAACGACTGGCCAGACGAATGCTGCCTGTGGATCGGCACACCGGTTTATTGTGATCACGCCCTGCCACTGATTGACGATTTTATTGACGCATTGCCGAAAGCAACAACCGCCTACAGTGTCCCTTTTGCCACCTGGGGCGGCGTCACCAGTGGAACCACATTGATGGAGATGGCGCAACGTCTGAGCGAAAAAAACTACCCGGTGATTGGCGCGGCGAAAATTCTTGCCGTGCATTCGTGTATGTGGAAATGTGACAGTCCCCTGGGGGCCAGCCATCCCAATCAGGAGGATGCCGAACAGATCACGGCCTTGGTCGAAGAAACTCTTGGGCGACTGAACCAGCCAAACGTGCCGTCATTGCCGCTTGAACGCCTGGATTATCTCTCAGAGACTCTGAAACAGGATGCGGCTCAGAAATCACTGGCCAAAGCCAAAGCCGGGTCACCACCGCCGCAGGCCAACCCTGCCGCCTGCATTGCCTGCGGAACCTGTGTCAGCAAATGCCCCATGGACGCCATTGTCATTGATCCCATTCCGCAGATGTCAGACGACTGTATCCGGTGTCTGATGTGTGTTCGCTGTTGTCCGCAACATGCCTTTCCGTTCAATCAACCGGCCTATGAAGACAAGATTCGCGGCATGAGGGCCTGCAGTGATGAACCGATGACGACCGAAATTTTCCTTTAA
- a CDS encoding SRPBCC family protein yields MKTFHLERRQQLPVSIDHCWEFFSSPLNLATITPPWLNFVVYSKVPDQIYSGLIIEYRVSPVAGLPLSWLTEITQCRPPFYFVDEQRSGPYRLWHHQHHFEQTDNGTLMTDTVHYQLPYGLFGAFFHRMVERKLLEIFNFRQQKLQQLFGNSEVEENDAKL; encoded by the coding sequence ATGAAAACTTTTCATCTTGAACGCAGACAACAGCTCCCAGTTTCAATTGATCACTGTTGGGAGTTTTTTTCGTCTCCTCTTAATCTGGCGACAATCACCCCGCCCTGGCTCAACTTTGTCGTCTACTCAAAGGTGCCGGATCAGATTTACTCCGGTTTGATCATCGAATACCGCGTCAGTCCTGTGGCGGGACTCCCGTTGAGCTGGTTAACGGAAATCACCCAGTGCCGCCCACCGTTTTACTTTGTCGATGAGCAACGCAGTGGTCCCTATCGCCTGTGGCATCATCAGCATCATTTTGAACAAACCGACAACGGAACGCTGATGACGGACACCGTACATTATCAGCTTCCTTATGGGTTATTCGGTGCCTTTTTTCATCGCATGGTGGAAAGAAAATTGCTGGAAATTTTCAACTTTCGCCAACAAAAACTTCAGCAGTTATTCGGCAACAGTGAGGTGGAAGAAAATGATGCTAAACTATGA
- a CDS encoding SDR family oxidoreductase, which produces MLSCNTTVLITGATGYIGRRLKERLLSRDTYRLRLLVRNAQRIRPDTRRQVDVIQGDTFSPESLDQALNGIDVAFYLIHSMGAGKDYARRDRTSAENFRRACIRNGVKKIVYLGGLGDKETASEHLLSRIETGEILSAEPDSIQTIWFRAGVIIGAGSASFEIIHHLTQKLPIMLTPRWVTTRTQPIAVDDVLAYLEAAIDTDIDGSTQIDIGTDATDFRGLMDQAARSMHLKRHLVKVPLLSPRLSSYWLTLLTPVPYSVASALIEGLKSETLAQNTHATHYFPHITPRSLPDSFTVALQELEENQILSRWCDSGADGTCDISGKESINQAVLRDRRVFQFNPSRQHEVFKAFCALGGENGWGAYDPLWHIRGLIDKVLGGVGLSRGRRQTETLRVGDALDFWKVVDLEQDKRLLLMAQMKLPGKGWLEFVMDDGKLIQTAYFYPDGLWGRLYWYSVMPFHFFVFRSMGRQIIDKAQGVRQ; this is translated from the coding sequence ATGCTAAGCTGCAACACGACGGTTTTAATTACAGGAGCGACGGGCTATATCGGACGTCGCCTTAAAGAGAGACTTTTGTCCCGGGACACGTATCGGTTACGGCTGTTAGTGCGTAATGCGCAGCGCATACGACCGGACACCCGCCGCCAGGTAGACGTCATACAAGGCGATACATTCTCTCCAGAGTCCCTGGATCAGGCGCTGAATGGCATTGATGTGGCATTTTACCTGATCCATTCCATGGGAGCGGGCAAGGATTATGCCAGGCGTGATCGCACAAGTGCTGAAAACTTTCGCCGTGCCTGCATCAGAAACGGCGTCAAAAAAATCGTCTATCTGGGTGGGCTCGGCGATAAAGAAACGGCCAGCGAACACCTGCTGAGCCGGATTGAAACCGGTGAAATCCTCAGTGCCGAACCTGATAGCATTCAAACCATCTGGTTTCGCGCCGGAGTGATCATTGGTGCCGGCAGCGCCAGTTTTGAAATCATCCATCACCTGACACAAAAGTTACCCATCATGTTGACGCCACGCTGGGTAACCACCAGAACCCAGCCCATTGCGGTGGATGACGTCCTGGCTTATCTGGAAGCAGCCATTGATACAGACATCGATGGCAGTACTCAGATTGATATCGGCACGGATGCCACCGATTTTCGCGGACTGATGGATCAAGCTGCACGCAGTATGCATCTGAAACGTCACCTGGTTAAAGTTCCGTTGCTCAGCCCACGCCTTTCATCATACTGGTTAACACTGTTAACACCGGTGCCCTACAGCGTGGCATCGGCCCTGATCGAAGGATTAAAGTCAGAAACCCTTGCGCAAAACACACATGCAACACACTACTTCCCACATATCACGCCACGCTCATTGCCGGATTCATTTACTGTCGCCTTGCAGGAACTGGAAGAGAATCAGATCCTCAGTCGCTGGTGTGACAGTGGCGCCGATGGAACCTGTGATATTTCGGGTAAAGAGTCCATCAATCAGGCGGTATTGCGTGACCGACGCGTGTTCCAGTTTAATCCCTCGCGACAACATGAGGTTTTTAAGGCGTTCTGTGCTCTGGGCGGTGAAAACGGTTGGGGCGCTTACGATCCCCTTTGGCATATCAGAGGATTGATCGACAAAGTGCTTGGCGGTGTCGGGTTAAGTCGTGGTCGGCGTCAAACCGAAACACTCAGAGTCGGCGATGCCCTCGATTTTTGGAAAGTCGTTGATCTGGAACAAGACAAGCGCCTGTTGCTCATGGCACAAATGAAATTGCCCGGAAAAGGATGGTTGGAATTTGTCATGGATGACGGCAAACTGATCCAGACGGCGTATTTTTATCCTGACGGATTGTGGGGACGACTCTATTGGTACAGTGTGATGCCGTTCCATTTTTTTGTCTTTCGCAGTATGGGTCGGCAGATTATCGACAAGGCTCAAGGCGTGCGCCAGTGA
- a CDS encoding multidrug effflux MFS transporter, giving the protein MKLSIERHKPLYIIYLALLAATPPLSTDMYLAAIPEIASSWGVGKDLINLTLVLWFAAFSVSILISGSLSDKYGRKPILVYGLSLFVITSFLCAAAASAHWLILFRIFQGMGAGAPASIVLAIIRDRFTGKERHQAIAYVMTIVAVAPMVAPIIGAMLLEFFNWRFIFAMQGVMVSITLLITFSFRETLEDRLHISLKRLMTRYSVHFRNKEFMFASISMGILVLPFFGFIAFSPIYYISMHGLSEKMFSLLFGLNALCSMCGAFASSYVVKRISDKTVITLSICGCLIGGIGVTLLGASHFLYFFAFMAFFSFSTGISRPISGNLILGLVKTDVGSASSFLVFYQFISGALCMAFATQKWSHPVFVYGLLTTTVALLVLVLWSRIAPRLNPIH; this is encoded by the coding sequence ATGAAATTATCCATTGAACGCCACAAACCTCTGTACATCATCTATCTGGCTCTTCTTGCGGCCACACCGCCACTGTCCACCGACATGTATCTGGCAGCAATCCCTGAAATTGCCTCATCGTGGGGAGTGGGCAAAGACCTGATTAATCTGACACTTGTGTTATGGTTTGCCGCATTCAGCGTATCCATTCTGATTTCCGGATCGTTATCGGATAAATATGGCCGCAAACCGATCCTTGTTTACGGTCTCAGCCTCTTTGTCATCACATCCTTTTTATGTGCGGCAGCCGCTTCCGCCCACTGGCTGATCCTGTTTAGAATTTTTCAGGGCATGGGAGCCGGAGCCCCGGCATCGATTGTGCTGGCGATTATTCGTGACCGCTTTACCGGCAAAGAACGTCATCAGGCCATTGCCTATGTCATGACCATTGTCGCGGTGGCCCCTATGGTGGCACCGATTATTGGTGCCATGCTGCTGGAGTTTTTCAACTGGCGCTTCATCTTTGCCATGCAGGGCGTGATGGTCAGCATCACATTGTTGATCACGTTCAGTTTTCGAGAAACACTTGAGGATCGGCTCCATATCAGTCTAAAGCGTCTGATGACCCGTTACAGTGTTCATTTCCGCAATAAAGAATTCATGTTTGCCAGTATCAGCATGGGCATTCTGGTTTTACCGTTCTTCGGCTTTATTGCATTTTCGCCGATTTATTACATCAGCATGCACGGTCTGTCTGAAAAGATGTTCAGCCTGTTGTTTGGGCTCAATGCCCTTTGTTCCATGTGCGGCGCGTTTGCCTCATCGTACGTGGTCAAAAGGATCAGCGATAAAACCGTCATCACGCTTTCCATCTGTGGTTGTTTGATCGGCGGAATAGGCGTCACGCTGCTGGGAGCAAGCCATTTTCTCTATTTCTTCGCCTTTATGGCGTTTTTCTCCTTTAGCACCGGCATCAGTCGACCGATCAGCGGCAACCTGATTCTCGGACTGGTTAAAACCGATGTCGGCTCCGCCTCTTCTTTTCTGGTGTTTTATCAGTTTATCTCCGGTGCCCTGTGCATGGCGTTTGCCACCCAGAAATGGTCCCACCCGGTTTTCGTCTATGGTCTTCTCACCACGACGGTTGCACTTTTAGTGCTGGTCCTTTGGTCACGAATTGCACCACGCCTCAACCCGATTCACTAA
- a CDS encoding Fur family transcriptional regulator: protein MIYQQTESCKTFEQSCRDKNLRVTPQRIEIYKELVKAKDHPTAETLHNRLLKRMPTLSLDTVYRTLGTLAEHGLIHKVDTTESQAHFEADLSKHHHAICSQCGRIFDFDWPVVDESKLPDDLQRWGQIDRRSLIVHGICHDCQSKH, encoded by the coding sequence ATGATCTATCAACAAACAGAATCGTGCAAGACGTTCGAACAGTCGTGCCGGGACAAGAATCTGCGGGTCACACCACAGCGTATTGAAATCTATAAAGAGCTGGTCAAGGCAAAAGACCACCCGACTGCAGAAACGTTACATAACCGTTTGTTGAAACGGATGCCGACCCTCTCTCTTGACACCGTGTACCGCACTCTCGGCACTCTTGCGGAACATGGCTTGATTCATAAGGTTGATACAACAGAGAGTCAGGCACATTTTGAAGCCGATCTGAGTAAGCACCATCACGCCATCTGTTCACAGTGCGGACGCATCTTTGATTTTGACTGGCCTGTTGTTGATGAGTCTAAATTACCGGACGATTTACAGCGCTGGGGTCAAATTGACCGTCGCAGTTTGATTGTGCACGGCATCTGTCACGATTGTCAGTCAAAGCACTAG
- a CDS encoding rubrerythrin, producing MSKSVKGTETEKNLLKSFAGESQARTRYTYFSSIAKKEGFVQIADIFAETADQEKEHAKRFFKFLEGGDLEITAMYPAGRMGTTAENLLAAATGENEEHTELYPAFAEMAQQEGFPEIAAAYRAICVAEKQHEKRYRDLLANLESGQVFKRGETVVWRCRNCGYLHEGTEAPHLCPACIHPQAHFELLGENW from the coding sequence ATGTCCAAAAGCGTCAAAGGAACGGAAACTGAAAAAAATCTTCTGAAATCTTTTGCCGGTGAAAGCCAGGCTCGCACACGCTACACCTATTTCTCCAGTATTGCCAAAAAAGAAGGTTTTGTTCAGATCGCCGATATCTTTGCTGAAACGGCCGATCAGGAAAAAGAACACGCCAAACGTTTCTTTAAATTTCTCGAAGGGGGTGACCTTGAGATCACTGCCATGTACCCTGCTGGTCGCATGGGGACCACGGCAGAGAACCTGCTCGCAGCAGCAACGGGTGAAAATGAGGAACACACTGAACTTTATCCGGCATTTGCCGAGATGGCTCAACAAGAAGGCTTTCCGGAAATCGCCGCAGCATACCGTGCGATCTGCGTCGCTGAAAAACAACACGAAAAACGCTATCGTGACCTGCTGGCCAATCTGGAAAGCGGTCAGGTGTTCAAGCGTGGTGAGACCGTTGTCTGGCGCTGCCGGAACTGTGGCTACCTGCATGAAGGCACTGAAGCGCCCCACTTGTGCCCAGCCTGCATCCATCCTCAAGCCCATTTTGAACTTCTGGGTGAGAACTGGTAA
- a CDS encoding PAS domain-containing protein, with product MIKRICTFCHCELGTIEEGQSASERISHGICPTCIKENFYDCGEKLTDFLDDIPVPISVISNDRRVRYTNTAGQQLLGKKMQQIYGRVGGEVFRCSYAHLPEGCGKTIHCHSCTINQLVSETAETGDAFHQVGAYLDMDGLSGIETIKLLISTEKIGPYVFLRIDQVETVSDKTTPLE from the coding sequence ATGATCAAAAGAATCTGTACGTTTTGTCACTGTGAACTGGGCACCATCGAAGAGGGCCAATCCGCTTCAGAACGGATCAGCCACGGGATCTGCCCCACCTGCATCAAGGAAAACTTTTACGATTGTGGCGAAAAACTGACGGATTTTCTCGATGATATTCCAGTGCCGATAAGCGTCATCAGCAATGATCGACGAGTGCGCTACACCAACACGGCTGGGCAACAGTTATTAGGTAAAAAGATGCAACAGATCTACGGACGCGTTGGTGGCGAGGTTTTTCGCTGCAGTTATGCCCATCTTCCGGAAGGTTGCGGCAAGACCATCCATTGCCATAGCTGCACAATCAATCAACTGGTCAGTGAAACGGCTGAAACGGGTGACGCGTTTCATCAGGTGGGTGCCTATCTCGATATGGATGGGTTATCCGGGATAGAAACCATCAAGCTGCTTATCTCGACAGAGAAGATCGGTCCTTATGTTTTTTTGCGCATTGACCAGGTCGAAACTGTCAGCGACAAAACAACACCCCTGGAATGA
- the htpG gene encoding molecular chaperone HtpG, which produces MSSNKHTFKAEVNKVLDLMIHSLYSNKEIFLRELISNASDAIDKARYESLTDASIAEGGEVWKIELIADKEAGTLTIRDNGIGMTRDEAVEALGTIAHSGTKEFIKMLESREVENNPELIGQFGVGFYSSFMVADQVTVITRKAGADATHAVVWKSDADGTYTLEDGEKSSKGTDVILKLKEDETSYLEEWELRKIVKQYSDFIEYPIVMEVTRTMPDPDDQEKSVTEVKEETLNSQKAIWLKSKDEISEEEYNEFYKHLSHDFTDPAKVIHYRAEGTTEFSALLYLPEKRPYDIFYQDYKIGPALYVRRVQIMDHCEAMLPTYLRFVKGVVESSDLPLNVSREILQENKVVNVIKKNLIKKVLDTLAQMKKDDLEAYEKFYAEFGRILKEGIHHDFERRETIADLLLFESTTTEPGKTTTLADYVARMGEDQKEIYYITGSDRASAEASPYLEVFKEKGIEVLIMTDDFDDIIISGLGTYQEKSFQSAIKGDLDLGETDKEEQKKTFGDLLELMKEELKELVSDVRISGRLKDSAVCLVAGEHDLDPKMAKMFEAMGQDVPKGQRVLEVNPGHDLIVRMKEAFAENTDSEQLKEYVGLLYDQALLLEGDKPRDPVAFSRALSRLMVKSA; this is translated from the coding sequence ATGTCGAGCAATAAACACACTTTTAAGGCCGAGGTGAATAAGGTCCTCGACCTGATGATCCATTCACTGTATTCCAACAAAGAAATTTTCCTGCGTGAGCTGATCTCCAACGCATCCGATGCCATTGACAAAGCGCGTTATGAATCGTTGACCGACGCATCGATTGCTGAAGGCGGCGAGGTGTGGAAAATTGAACTGATTGCCGATAAGGAAGCCGGAACCCTGACCATCCGCGATAACGGCATTGGTATGACCCGTGATGAAGCCGTCGAGGCGCTGGGCACCATCGCTCATTCCGGCACCAAAGAATTCATCAAAATGCTTGAAAGCCGCGAAGTGGAAAATAACCCTGAACTGATTGGTCAGTTTGGCGTTGGTTTCTATTCCTCTTTTATGGTGGCGGATCAGGTGACGGTTATCACCCGCAAAGCCGGTGCTGATGCTACCCATGCCGTTGTCTGGAAATCAGATGCCGACGGCACCTATACCTTGGAAGATGGTGAAAAATCCTCGAAAGGGACGGATGTCATCCTCAAACTCAAAGAGGATGAGACCTCTTACCTCGAAGAGTGGGAATTGCGCAAGATCGTCAAGCAGTACTCTGATTTTATTGAGTATCCCATTGTCATGGAAGTGACCCGGACCATGCCGGATCCGGATGATCAAGAGAAGAGCGTCACAGAGGTCAAGGAAGAAACTCTCAACTCACAAAAAGCCATTTGGTTGAAGAGCAAAGATGAAATCAGCGAAGAGGAGTACAACGAGTTCTACAAGCACCTGTCGCATGATTTCACTGATCCGGCCAAAGTGATCCATTACCGCGCCGAAGGAACCACTGAATTCTCTGCGCTGCTATATTTGCCGGAAAAGCGCCCTTACGATATTTTTTACCAGGATTACAAGATTGGTCCGGCACTCTATGTGCGCCGTGTCCAGATCATGGATCATTGTGAAGCAATGTTGCCGACCTACTTGCGCTTTGTTAAGGGTGTGGTTGAGTCCTCCGATCTGCCGCTCAACGTCAGCCGCGAAATCCTTCAGGAAAACAAGGTGGTCAATGTCATCAAAAAGAATCTTATTAAGAAGGTTCTCGATACTCTGGCACAGATGAAAAAGGATGACCTTGAAGCCTATGAGAAGTTCTACGCCGAGTTCGGTCGCATTCTTAAAGAGGGCATCCATCACGACTTTGAACGCCGTGAGACTATTGCCGATCTGTTGTTGTTTGAATCCACAACGACTGAGCCGGGTAAAACCACCACGCTGGCCGATTATGTTGCGCGTATGGGCGAGGACCAGAAGGAGATTTACTACATTACCGGCAGTGATCGAGCCAGTGCTGAAGCTTCTCCCTATTTGGAGGTGTTTAAGGAAAAAGGCATTGAAGTGCTGATTATGACCGATGATTTTGATGACATCATCATCTCCGGTCTTGGCACCTATCAGGAAAAATCATTCCAGTCGGCGATCAAGGGTGATCTGGACCTGGGTGAAACGGACAAGGAAGAACAGAAAAAGACTTTTGGCGATTTGTTGGAACTGATGAAAGAAGAACTCAAAGAGTTGGTTTCCGATGTGCGGATTTCAGGGCGTTTGAAAGATTCTGCCGTGTGCCTGGTGGCCGGTGAGCATGACCTTGATCCGAAAATGGCCAAGATGTTTGAAGCCATGGGTCAGGATGTTCCCAAAGGACAGCGGGTTCTTGAAGTCAACCCCGGCCATGACCTGATTGTCCGGATGAAAGAGGCCTTTGCTGAAAATACCGACAGCGAACAACTTAAGGAGTATGTCGGTCTGTTGTATGATCAGGCTCTGTTACTTGAAGGAGACAAACCTCGTGATCCGGTCGCTTTCTCACGTGCTTTATCCCGTCTGATGGTCAAGAGCGCTTAG
- the greB gene encoding transcription elongation factor GreB: MENSSSGKQGGDKKPATQGNYMTTSCAERIKAEIKDLLYVQRPDMVKTVAWAASNGDRSENADYIYGKKRLREIDRRIRHLTKRMDSAVIIDPVSQVTVAKGRVLFGCTVTVENEEGEEKVLSIVGVDEIDSSRGRISWVSPMGRALLGSCQGDAVVVKTPAGDKEYEIVEVNYLPIV; this comes from the coding sequence ATGGAAAACTCTTCTTCTGGTAAGCAGGGTGGTGACAAAAAGCCCGCGACTCAGGGAAACTATATGACCACCTCTTGCGCTGAACGGATCAAGGCGGAAATCAAGGATCTGCTTTATGTGCAACGTCCTGATATGGTTAAAACTGTCGCTTGGGCCGCGTCCAATGGCGATCGCTCGGAGAATGCCGATTATATTTACGGCAAAAAACGGCTCCGTGAAATTGATCGCCGTATCCGCCATCTGACAAAACGGATGGATAGTGCCGTTATTATCGATCCGGTCAGCCAGGTGACTGTTGCTAAGGGCCGCGTGCTGTTCGGTTGTACGGTCACAGTGGAGAATGAAGAGGGCGAAGAAAAAGTGTTGTCCATCGTCGGTGTTGACGAAATTGATTCGTCGCGTGGACGTATCAGCTGGGTTTCACCGATGGGACGCGCTCTTCTCGGCAGTTGCCAAGGGGATGCGGTGGTTGTCAAAACACCGGCCGGGGATAAAGAATATGAAATCGTTGAGGTGAATTACCTTCCGATTGTTTGA